A single genomic interval of Dromiciops gliroides isolate mDroGli1 chromosome 1, mDroGli1.pri, whole genome shotgun sequence harbors:
- the FAM214B gene encoding protein FAM214B isoform X1 has protein sequence MRHVQVEPTPSPEPGPSQPPAGQEGQRGGLLMGFSQAGGTVSQGVYQVSVFSPETRRSLKRPGPPTEGVREAKRGPGIAGREGQLLEEPATVEPLDAGLGLGLGGAGQHFSHRGLQVVEHRDSPNSPRTTGAWPSPGPLPHASYSTLHTRAWGPPEPGGKGGLAEAPGPATPPGQLHILDADLHSLAQQGEDDPGPEMGNGSSPWPGEPPGTANGHSPEHTPPGPAPPGPCPAKRRLLPAGEAPDANSGDEGPAPRRHKADPSGPLPAARSTDAKAAPFWNHLLPTSREPMQGLADCSPTGRRLKGARRLKLSSLRSFRKGPGLLISPSAPTVPTLAVSRTLLGNFEESLLRGRFVPSGHIEGFTAEIGASGSYCPQHVTLPVAVTFFDVSEHSAPAPFLGVVDLNPLGRKGYSVPKAGTVQVTLFNPNQTVVKMFLVTFDFSDMPAAHVTFLRHRLFLVPVGEEGSVSPTRRLLCYLLHLRFRSSRSGRLYLHGDIRLLFSRRSLELDTGLPYELQALTEAPQNPRYSPLP, from the exons ATGCGCCACGTGCAGGTGGAACCAACTCCATCCCCTGAGCCTGGCCCCTCACAGCCCCCTGCTGGGCAGGAGGGCCAGAGGGGTGGGCTGCTCATGGGCTTCAGCCAAGCAGGAGGGACTGTGTCCCAAGGAGTCTACCAGGTGTCTGTCTTCTCCCCGGAAACCCGTAGGTCCCTGAAGCGGCCGGGACCCCCTACTGAAGGTGTCCGTGAGGCTAAGCGAGGTCCAGGAATAGCTGGTAGGGAAGGCCAGCTCCTTGAAGAGCCAGCCACAGTAGAGCCATTGGATGCTGGGCTTGGCCTGGGGCTTGGAGGGGCAGGCCAGCACTTCTCACACCGTGGTCTCCAGGTTGTAGAACATCGGGACAGCCCAAACTCACCTAGGACTACTGGGGCCTGGCCTTCCCCTGGGCCTCTGCCACATGCTTCTTATAGCACTTTGCACACCAGAGCCTGGGGCCCCCCAGAGCCTGGGGGGAAAGGGGGCCTGGCTGAGGCCCCTGGGCCAGCGACACCTCCTGGCCAGCTGCACATACTTGATGCTGATTTGCACAGTCTTGCACAACAAGGGGAAGATGACCCAGGACCTGAGATGGGCAATGGGAGCAGCCCTTGGCCTGGGGAACCCCCTGGCACTGCCAATGGACACAGCCCTGAGCATACTCCCCCAGGCCCAGCCCCCCCAGGGCCCTGTCCTGCCAAGCGGCGGCTGCTCCCAGCTGGAGAGGCTCCTGATGCCAACTCTGGAGATGAGGGACCAGCCCCCCGCAGGCACAAGGCAGATCCTTCTGGTCCTCTCCCTGCTGCCCGAAGTACTGATGCCAAAGCTGCACCATTCTGGAACCACCTCCTGCCCACATCCAGGGAGCCCATGCAG GGATTGGCAGACTGCAGTCCTACGGGGCGAAGGCTGAAAGGTGCCCGACGTCTAAAACT GAGCTCCCTGCGAAGCTTCCGGAAGGGGCCAGGCCTGCTGATCTCTCCCAGTGCCCCCACTGTTCCTACCCTTGCTGTTAGCCGTACCCTGCTAGGCAATTTTGAG GAGTCATTGCTTCGAGGTCGATTTGTGCCATCTGGCCACATTGAGGGCTTTACTGCTGAGATTGGAGCCAGTGGTTCCTACTGTCCCCAGCATGTCACCCTGCCTGTTGCTGTCACCTTCTTTGATGTCTCTGAGCATAGTGCCCCTGCCCCCTTCCTG GGCGTCGTGGACCTGAACCCTCTGGGGAGGAAGGGCTATAGCGTTCCCAAGGCGGGCACCGTTCAAGTG acCTTATTTAACCCTAACCAGACGGTGGTGAAGATGTTCCTTGTGACCTTTGACTTCTCGGACATGCCTGCTGCCCATGTGACCTTCCTTCGCCACCGACTCTTCCTGGTCCCTGTGGGTGAGGAGGGCAGTGTGAGCCCCACTCGACGCCTCCTCTGCTACCTGCTGCACCTCAG GTTCCGGAGTTCTCGCTCTGGCCGGCTATACCTGCATGGGGACATCCGCCTTCTCTTCTCCCGCCGGAGTCTGGAACTAGACACAGGGCTCCCCTATGAGCTGCAGGCCTTGACAGAGGCCCCCCAAAATCCTCGTTATTCACCTTTGCCCTGA
- the FAM214B gene encoding protein FAM214B isoform X2, producing the protein MRHVQVEPTPSPEPGPSQPPAGQEGQRGGLLMGFSQAGGTVSQGVYQVSVFSPETRRSLKRPGPPTEGVREAKRGPGIAGREGQLLEEPATVEPLDAGLGLGLGGAGQHFSHRGLQVVEHRDSPNSPRTTGAWPSPGPLPHASYSTLHTRAWGPPEPGGKGGLAEAPGPATPPGQLHILDADLHSLAQQGEDDPGPEMGNGSSPWPGEPPGTANGHSPEHTPPGPAPPGPCPAKRRLLPAGEAPDANSGDEGPAPRRHKADPSGPLPAARSTDAKAAPFWNHLLPTSREPMQGLADCSPTGRRLKGARRLKLSSLRSFRKGPGLLISPSAPTVPTLAVSRTLLGNFEESLLRGRFVPSGHIEGFTAEIGASGSYCPQHVTLPVAVTFFDVSEHSAPAPFLTLFNPNQTVVKMFLVTFDFSDMPAAHVTFLRHRLFLVPVGEEGSVSPTRRLLCYLLHLRFRSSRSGRLYLHGDIRLLFSRRSLELDTGLPYELQALTEAPQNPRYSPLP; encoded by the exons ATGCGCCACGTGCAGGTGGAACCAACTCCATCCCCTGAGCCTGGCCCCTCACAGCCCCCTGCTGGGCAGGAGGGCCAGAGGGGTGGGCTGCTCATGGGCTTCAGCCAAGCAGGAGGGACTGTGTCCCAAGGAGTCTACCAGGTGTCTGTCTTCTCCCCGGAAACCCGTAGGTCCCTGAAGCGGCCGGGACCCCCTACTGAAGGTGTCCGTGAGGCTAAGCGAGGTCCAGGAATAGCTGGTAGGGAAGGCCAGCTCCTTGAAGAGCCAGCCACAGTAGAGCCATTGGATGCTGGGCTTGGCCTGGGGCTTGGAGGGGCAGGCCAGCACTTCTCACACCGTGGTCTCCAGGTTGTAGAACATCGGGACAGCCCAAACTCACCTAGGACTACTGGGGCCTGGCCTTCCCCTGGGCCTCTGCCACATGCTTCTTATAGCACTTTGCACACCAGAGCCTGGGGCCCCCCAGAGCCTGGGGGGAAAGGGGGCCTGGCTGAGGCCCCTGGGCCAGCGACACCTCCTGGCCAGCTGCACATACTTGATGCTGATTTGCACAGTCTTGCACAACAAGGGGAAGATGACCCAGGACCTGAGATGGGCAATGGGAGCAGCCCTTGGCCTGGGGAACCCCCTGGCACTGCCAATGGACACAGCCCTGAGCATACTCCCCCAGGCCCAGCCCCCCCAGGGCCCTGTCCTGCCAAGCGGCGGCTGCTCCCAGCTGGAGAGGCTCCTGATGCCAACTCTGGAGATGAGGGACCAGCCCCCCGCAGGCACAAGGCAGATCCTTCTGGTCCTCTCCCTGCTGCCCGAAGTACTGATGCCAAAGCTGCACCATTCTGGAACCACCTCCTGCCCACATCCAGGGAGCCCATGCAG GGATTGGCAGACTGCAGTCCTACGGGGCGAAGGCTGAAAGGTGCCCGACGTCTAAAACT GAGCTCCCTGCGAAGCTTCCGGAAGGGGCCAGGCCTGCTGATCTCTCCCAGTGCCCCCACTGTTCCTACCCTTGCTGTTAGCCGTACCCTGCTAGGCAATTTTGAG GAGTCATTGCTTCGAGGTCGATTTGTGCCATCTGGCCACATTGAGGGCTTTACTGCTGAGATTGGAGCCAGTGGTTCCTACTGTCCCCAGCATGTCACCCTGCCTGTTGCTGTCACCTTCTTTGATGTCTCTGAGCATAGTGCCCCTGCCCCCTTCCTG acCTTATTTAACCCTAACCAGACGGTGGTGAAGATGTTCCTTGTGACCTTTGACTTCTCGGACATGCCTGCTGCCCATGTGACCTTCCTTCGCCACCGACTCTTCCTGGTCCCTGTGGGTGAGGAGGGCAGTGTGAGCCCCACTCGACGCCTCCTCTGCTACCTGCTGCACCTCAG GTTCCGGAGTTCTCGCTCTGGCCGGCTATACCTGCATGGGGACATCCGCCTTCTCTTCTCCCGCCGGAGTCTGGAACTAGACACAGGGCTCCCCTATGAGCTGCAGGCCTTGACAGAGGCCCCCCAAAATCCTCGTTATTCACCTTTGCCCTGA